CGACGGGATCGCGGCGACGTTCGGTCCGGTGTGCGAGGTGGTGCTGCACGACTACCGGCGCCCGGAGAAGTCGGTGGTCGCCGTCGCCGGAGCCCTGACCGGGCGCGAGGTGGGCGGGGCGATGAGCGAGATCGGGCTGCGGATGCTGGCGCGCGGCTACGAGGCCGCCGACGAGCTGAACTACCTCACCCGGACCAGGGGCGGGCAGCAGCTGAAGTCGTCCACGATGGTGCTGCGGGACTCCACGGGCACGGTGTTCGGCGCGCTCTGCGTCAACGTCGACGTCACCGCCGTACAGCAGGCGCAGGCCCTGTTGGCCGGGATCGGCGGGGGCGGGGCGGTCGAAGCGCCGGCCGCCACCACCTTCGGCAACGACATCGACTCCGTCGTCGAGGCCATCGTCGACGCCCAT
The nucleotide sequence above comes from Streptomyces sp. N50. Encoded proteins:
- a CDS encoding helix-turn-helix transcriptional regulator — its product is MADGKPAPDAERDAIIAALVPVVDGIAATFGPVCEVVLHDYRRPEKSVVAVAGALTGREVGGAMSEIGLRMLARGYEAADELNYLTRTRGGQQLKSSTMVLRDSTGTVFGALCVNVDVTAVQQAQALLAGIGGGGAVEAPAATTFGNDIDSVVEAIVDAHQLRRGRTWVQLDRAQRLELFRGLDEHGVFAVRRAVEQVAARLGISRASAYSYLAQARAATGTAVTSDPASDGGAA